From a single Fulvivirga ulvae genomic region:
- a CDS encoding response regulator → MAKKILLADDSPVIQTLSKKIFQGQGYDFKGIKTGTRVLDEIENNDYDVIILDIILPGADGMELAKKIRGLKDKKKAEMPIIAISGNYKNYSKSDFDEAGINEYLIKPLDYDALVNAVKKYT, encoded by the coding sequence ATGGCAAAGAAAATCTTACTTGCGGATGATAGCCCGGTAATACAAACCTTGTCAAAAAAAATATTCCAGGGGCAAGGGTATGATTTTAAAGGTATAAAAACAGGAACGCGTGTTCTTGATGAAATCGAGAACAATGATTATGATGTTATTATACTGGACATTATACTGCCTGGTGCTGATGGCATGGAACTCGCCAAAAAGATCAGAGGTTTAAAGGACAAGAAAAAAGCAGAAATGCCAATAATTGCCATATCAGGCAACTACAAAAATTATTCAAAATCAGATTTTGACGAAGCAGGTATTAACGAGTATCTGATCAAACCTTTGGATTACGATGCTCTCGTAAATGCTGTAAAAAAATACACATAA
- a CDS encoding MBL fold metallo-hydrolase, with protein sequence MRITLLGTGTSQGVPVIACGCTACQSLDFRDKRLRTSIHIEKDGQSFVIDTGPDFRQQMLREGVKKLDAVIFTHEHKDHTAGLDDVRAFNFRQKKDMPIYGRPNVIAQLKQEFSYAFGEKKYPGVPQLEVHTIDNTPFSIAGINFTPIEVMHLRLPVFGFRVGDFTYITDANYISPEEKDKIRGTRVLVLNALQKEPHVSHFNLDEAVELALEIKAEATYFTHISHRMGPHKQVDDLLPEGINLAYDGLVIDL encoded by the coding sequence TTGAGAATTACACTTCTAGGAACCGGAACATCCCAGGGTGTGCCTGTCATTGCTTGCGGCTGTACAGCATGTCAATCTCTCGACTTCAGAGATAAGAGGTTGCGCACATCCATTCATATTGAGAAAGATGGCCAAAGCTTTGTAATAGATACGGGGCCGGATTTCAGACAACAAATGCTCAGAGAAGGCGTCAAAAAACTTGACGCCGTTATTTTTACTCATGAGCACAAAGACCATACAGCGGGTCTTGATGACGTAAGAGCCTTTAACTTTCGTCAGAAAAAAGATATGCCCATTTATGGCAGGCCAAATGTTATTGCCCAGTTAAAACAGGAGTTTAGCTACGCATTTGGAGAAAAAAAATATCCGGGCGTCCCCCAACTGGAGGTACACACTATTGACAACACCCCATTTTCCATAGCAGGTATTAATTTTACACCTATAGAAGTAATGCACTTACGATTACCTGTATTTGGATTCAGGGTTGGGGACTTCACCTATATAACAGATGCCAACTACATAAGCCCCGAAGAAAAAGATAAGATAAGAGGTACCAGGGTGCTTGTATTAAATGCCTTGCAAAAGGAACCTCATGTCTCACATTTCAACCTTGATGAGGCGGTAGAGCTGGCACTTGAAATAAAAGCCGAGGCAACCTACTTCACTCATATCAGTCATAGAATGGGGCCTCACAAACAAGTAGACGACCTGCTCCCGGAAGGGATAAACCTTGCCTACGACGGATTGGTTATAGATTTGTAA
- a CDS encoding IPExxxVDY family protein, with protein sequence MKKTRLIVEYEYEFELIGVIASVKFYKLAWAINKKLDIRLVKQEDYTIEMKGGGKTSFSNYLYQVDGKCFRLFRNRSVEGENAYLIPELPHFDYVIKIDEQSQSFAKEEILKELKEVTWIEYIAAIEVEKLKSKDNFLT encoded by the coding sequence ATGAAAAAGACCCGGCTGATTGTTGAGTACGAATATGAGTTTGAATTAATAGGGGTAATTGCCTCCGTCAAATTCTATAAACTGGCCTGGGCTATAAACAAGAAACTGGATATCCGGCTGGTAAAACAGGAGGACTATACCATTGAAATGAAAGGGGGTGGGAAGACCTCTTTCAGCAACTATCTTTACCAGGTTGATGGCAAGTGTTTCAGGCTCTTCAGGAACAGGTCAGTAGAGGGTGAAAATGCCTATTTAATACCAGAATTACCGCACTTTGACTATGTGATAAAAATAGATGAGCAGTCGCAATCGTTTGCAAAAGAAGAAATTTTAAAAGAATTAAAAGAAGTCACATGGATTGAATATATTGCCGCCATCGAAGTAGAAAAACTGAAGTCTAAAGACAACTTTTTAACTTGA
- the pyk gene encoding pyruvate kinase: MDQQIQFNKTKIIATVGPASSDKKILKKLIEEGVDIFRLNFSHGTHEDHLKVIKSVRELNEEMNACVCLLQDLQGPKIRVGEVEKGAKLKSGQQFTITIEEIVGHSKMASTVYQDLPKDVAVGDMILIDDGKIELKVTDIKNTEVVTEVVYGGKLKSRKGINMPFTKVSAPSLTDKDVKDLEFGLANDVEWVALSFVRTADDINNLRERIKAAGKQTKIIAKVEKPEAIGNIDAIIDAADAVMVARGDLGVEIFMEEVPMAQKMIVRKCNKLAKPVIIATQMMESMIESPRPTRAETNDVANAVMDGADALMLSAETAAGAYPVEVIRSMVKTITSVERQADVYFRHDLPDQDDPLFYNNTLVLAACRLAKASKAKAIIGMTQSGYTAFKLSSHRPKANIFIFTSNRPLLNTINLIWGVRGYYYDKEVSTDDTFADIEEILKEKGHIQSGDIFITTASMPIHARGRTNTVKLNVVE, encoded by the coding sequence ATGGATCAACAAATACAATTTAATAAGACAAAGATCATCGCTACTGTCGGGCCAGCCTCGAGCGATAAAAAAATTCTGAAAAAGCTCATCGAAGAGGGAGTTGATATTTTCAGACTTAACTTTTCACACGGTACACATGAAGACCACCTTAAAGTAATAAAGAGTGTACGTGAATTGAATGAAGAAATGAACGCCTGCGTTTGTCTCCTGCAGGACCTTCAGGGACCGAAGATCAGGGTCGGAGAAGTGGAGAAAGGCGCAAAGCTTAAATCCGGTCAGCAATTTACAATTACTATTGAAGAGATTGTAGGGCATTCAAAGATGGCCAGTACTGTTTATCAGGACCTCCCTAAAGATGTAGCGGTGGGAGATATGATCCTTATCGATGATGGGAAGATAGAATTAAAGGTTACAGATATCAAAAATACTGAGGTAGTAACGGAGGTTGTGTACGGGGGCAAACTAAAATCCAGAAAAGGTATTAATATGCCTTTTACCAAAGTTTCTGCTCCTTCTTTAACCGATAAAGATGTAAAAGATCTGGAGTTTGGGCTGGCCAATGACGTTGAATGGGTGGCTCTTTCTTTTGTAAGAACGGCTGACGACATTAATAATCTCAGGGAGAGAATTAAGGCTGCAGGAAAACAAACCAAGATTATAGCCAAGGTAGAGAAGCCGGAAGCCATAGGGAATATAGATGCTATTATAGATGCAGCAGATGCTGTAATGGTGGCACGTGGTGACCTGGGTGTGGAGATATTTATGGAAGAAGTGCCAATGGCACAAAAGATGATCGTAAGAAAATGCAACAAACTGGCTAAACCTGTAATTATTGCCACCCAGATGATGGAAAGCATGATTGAGAGCCCGAGACCTACGAGAGCGGAAACCAATGATGTGGCTAACGCAGTAATGGACGGAGCCGACGCATTGATGCTTTCTGCCGAGACGGCTGCCGGAGCTTACCCTGTAGAAGTGATCAGGAGTATGGTTAAAACCATTACCAGTGTTGAGAGACAAGCCGATGTATATTTTCGTCATGACCTACCTGATCAGGATGATCCTTTGTTTTATAATAATACATTGGTGCTGGCGGCATGCAGACTGGCAAAAGCATCCAAGGCAAAGGCAATTATAGGTATGACCCAATCAGGATATACAGCCTTTAAGCTTTCGTCGCACCGGCCAAAGGCCAACATATTTATATTTACCAGCAACAGGCCGTTGTTAAATACCATAAACCTTATCTGGGGAGTGAGAGGTTACTACTATGATAAGGAGGTTTCAACGGATGATACTTTTGCCGATATAGAGGAAATCCTAAAAGAAAAAGGCCATATCCAAAGTGGAGATATATTCATTACCACAGCAAGCATGCCTATACACGCACGCGGACGGACAAATACAGTTAAACTGAATGTTGTTGAGTAG
- a CDS encoding acyl carrier protein, whose protein sequence is MSEIAQKVKSIIIDKLGVEESEVTPEASFTNDLGADSLDTVELIMEFEKEFNISIPDDQAENISTVGQAISYLEENVK, encoded by the coding sequence ATGTCTGAAATAGCACAAAAAGTTAAATCAATCATTATTGATAAATTGGGAGTTGAAGAGTCAGAGGTTACTCCTGAAGCAAGTTTCACTAACGATTTAGGAGCCGATTCTTTAGATACTGTTGAATTGATCATGGAATTTGAGAAAGAATTCAACATTTCTATTCCTGATGATCAGGCAGAGAATATATCAACAGTTGGCCAGGCCATCTCTTACTTGGAAGAAAACGTAAAATAA
- a CDS encoding NFACT RNA binding domain-containing protein has protein sequence MHNNYYFLKDLSAQLDHKLTGLQLVEAFSQNKNELVIGFTGQTEEFYIKAHLDPAFCCLSFPEGFSRARKNSVDLFTDISMAVVEQVRQFDNERSFVIIFQNNYQLLFKMHGNRSNIVLFKDDVVTEVFKKSLKKDFEISITNLDRPIDQTYNAFVQQGGDYKELFPTFGKVIKKHLLERGIKAMDTDSSWELIEETVAQLTDQKYYITKIDNQLHLSLLRIGSVQHEFNNPLKAIDHFFIQYISEHALYSIKNEALLDINKQLRQSESYVKKTQKKLEEIESRLNYSILADILMANLHQISPKAEEVTLQNFYDNNTPLTIKLKRDLSPQKNAEAFYRKSKNQSVEIENLKTNLKQKLKTIEALEEQKLIIEEEQNLKALRNLVKKDQHQSSKKKEHLPFNTFTYDGFDIWVGKNARSNDLMLQQYSFKDDLWLHAKDVSGSHVLIKHKAGKPFPKDVIEKAAELAAHFSKRKSDTLCPVIVTPRKFVRKRKGDPAGAVMVDKEEKTLLVRPNNWS, from the coding sequence ATGCACAACAACTATTATTTCTTAAAAGACCTAAGCGCTCAACTAGATCATAAACTGACTGGTTTACAGCTTGTCGAGGCTTTTTCTCAAAACAAAAATGAACTGGTAATTGGTTTTACAGGTCAGACCGAAGAGTTCTACATCAAGGCCCATCTCGACCCTGCCTTTTGTTGCCTGTCCTTTCCTGAAGGTTTCAGCCGGGCCCGGAAAAACAGTGTAGACCTCTTCACTGACATATCCATGGCTGTAGTTGAGCAAGTACGGCAATTTGATAATGAACGTTCCTTTGTCATAATATTTCAAAACAATTATCAACTGTTATTCAAAATGCATGGTAACCGATCCAACATTGTCTTATTCAAAGATGATGTGGTTACCGAGGTGTTTAAGAAAAGCCTGAAAAAAGATTTTGAAATTAGCATCACAAACCTGGACCGACCGATAGATCAAACTTATAACGCCTTTGTACAGCAAGGCGGAGATTATAAGGAACTGTTCCCCACCTTTGGAAAGGTAATTAAAAAGCATCTTTTGGAAAGAGGTATTAAGGCCATGGATACGGATTCATCATGGGAATTGATAGAAGAGACGGTGGCACAACTTACAGATCAAAAGTATTATATAACAAAAATTGACAACCAGCTACATCTCAGCTTATTGAGGATAGGGTCAGTACAACATGAATTTAATAACCCTCTTAAAGCTATTGACCATTTCTTCATACAATATATTAGCGAACACGCCTTGTATAGCATAAAAAATGAAGCACTTCTCGATATCAATAAACAGCTTAGGCAGAGTGAGAGTTATGTAAAGAAAACCCAGAAAAAACTTGAGGAAATAGAAAGCAGGCTCAACTACAGTATATTAGCTGATATTTTGATGGCTAACCTTCATCAAATTAGCCCTAAAGCTGAGGAGGTTACCCTCCAAAATTTCTATGACAACAACACACCTCTTACTATTAAGTTAAAACGTGACCTTTCACCCCAAAAAAATGCCGAAGCATTTTACCGCAAATCCAAAAATCAGTCTGTAGAAATAGAAAACCTAAAAACCAACCTTAAGCAAAAGCTAAAAACTATTGAAGCTCTGGAAGAGCAAAAGTTGATAATAGAGGAAGAACAAAACCTGAAGGCGCTTCGCAATCTTGTAAAAAAGGATCAGCATCAATCATCAAAAAAGAAAGAACATCTGCCATTTAATACCTTCACTTATGACGGTTTTGATATATGGGTGGGTAAAAATGCACGAAGCAATGACCTGATGCTACAGCAGTACTCTTTTAAAGATGACCTTTGGTTACACGCCAAGGATGTAAGCGGATCGCACGTACTTATCAAACATAAGGCCGGTAAACCTTTCCCTAAAGATGTAATTGAAAAGGCGGCGGAACTGGCGGCGCATTTCTCCAAAAGGAAATCAGACACCCTTTGTCCGGTTATTGTAACCCCAAGAAAGTTTGTAAGAAAAAGAAAGGGAGATCCCGCAGGGGCCGTGATGGTAGATAAAGAGGAAAAAACTTTACTTGTCAGGCCCAACAATTGGTCCTGA